The sequence TTAGTAGTAGTAGGAGTATATTTAAAAAACATTAAAACAATAAGAATGATTGCAATGTTGCATTTGGATTGATATATTTGAGGAAAAACTGCAATATCttttatgtttgtcattttgcgatttcggtcatctatgttttcatattttagttttagtatTGTATGTTacgatttttggaaatttcagtcTTTTTAACATGTCAGGTCCACACCAGCAAAACAACGATGCCACATCATTGCCACATcgaaaaaaaagactaaaagtACGAAaaacggactaaaactgaaacatgaaaacatagatgactaaaatcgcaaagtgacaaatttacaggaccaaaataacaatttttcctatatttgaagtttgattttaaatttttaataaaaaaaaatgtattggTTTGTTTGACAAAATTctcttgacaatagatttcaagcCACAACTAGTTATTTTTGAGTTATTGGAAGTAATccaaatttgaaattcaaatctTCGGTTCAAAGCTCTATCTATCTATAAATAGTTCAATCCGAACTAGAGGCGgccaatataaaaaattatatttttttagggCATAACTCGTGAAAAACCGATCCATTTGTATCAAATTTGTTGGAAAATCTTTTTTTAAGATTTAGAGAATAGTCTGAATTTATTCTGAATTTTCCTTTAAACATTTAATATCATGTTTTCTTATTTATCATGAGGTACATTTTTTATTAGTATGCTGTATGTCCTGTACTAAGTTTTAGTAAAAAATTGTTAGAATTATGAACTTGAATCTAATACAATACTTAAATTAGTTGTTGGGAAAATTGTCCAAGTCTATATATGAAACACTAAGAATTTTATCCAACCAATTTAAGACAATTAAACatgaaaaaaattagttttaacAGGAAAATGATTGCTTCTATTTTGAACATACTTTTTTGCTTTATATATTAGATAGATATAAGCACAGATATAGATCACTAATATATAACATGTACATCATAACTgctatttttcatttttttttttatcggcGAATGTTTTAACATAGTAATATCAACTCCCTAGACTCAAAATCTAGGCTAATCCGCTGCGCAAACACAACTAAAATTTATTatctaaaaaaacaaaacaaaacaaaacaaaacgagAGCTTTTTCGTGTTTTTCATTCTGCCACGTCAACGTCatataaaaaacataaaaccTCATTCAATTCTTCACTATAAcaaaaaacttaaacaatttttTATGGACCCTACACTCAATTCAAATATCTCAACtatcaatttattttatatatttatatatacataatttatataaatagttaattttattaataaaattgtgtatttttaatcattgaagaaaataaatataatttttataaatatttaataaatttatttcataaaaaaataaatataattttaattctatttcaaaattttgtaacGTTACttacaaatttttattttttaaaaaacaactaCCAATTTATTACAAATAATTCATAATATTCAAATTGTGATTTTGTGTGAAAGAATAGTGGcgtgaaaaaaatgaaaatgtgCCACCTAAGCCCAATGGATGTCATTGGGGTGCCCATTACTGGTAAATTAGATATATCTGTACAAACATTGTTTTGAGTTAGATTTAATATTGGACATTTATTAATAAATGtgaaattcattattttttagtgaACTAAGtgtatattaaaaaatgataacCTTAAATCTATATGGACAATCCTTTTATATGTAGAATTCTGGACTTGTACGAAATGGCAAAAAgattaaataaatactaaactGAATAAAGAAAGTTTTACCAGGATAATGCCTTTAATGGTTTCATCTGTGTAGAGCTCCGGCTGGGATTCTTGCAGAGACAGCAGATGACCTATGATCGTGTTCCTTTTCTCCACTCGATGCTGATCCACCAAATTCTGTAAGAGACCATCAAGTTTTTTGCTAAAAGCAACAATCTTCTTCTTGAAACCTCCGTAATCAATCCACTGTAAAAATGGCAAGAAATCCTGTGGATCCGATGCTTGAGCAATCTCAAACACCTGGTTAATGGTTTCCAAGAATCTCCCTTGTTCGCCTTCGCCCTCTTTTTCTTGAGTGAAGTACCTTTTCCCCGCCATCATTCTAACAATCACGTTGAAGGTGAATTCAGAAAGCCTGGGCCTCAGCTCCACTTTCGAGAATCCATGGCGCGAGGCCTTTTCCAAGCCGGACAGCAGGTGCCTGATTTCGTCAACTCGAATGTGAAGAAACCCGTTGAGGCGGGCGACGGAGAGCAGATCCTGCGCCACGATACGGCGGAGGTTCCGCCAGTGGTCGCCGTAGGAAGCTCCGGAGACGGTCTTGTGATTATAGCCCACGTACTTGTCCATGAGGACTTGCGGCCGGCTGGCGAAGATGATATCGTTTTTAGCTAAGCATTCTTCCACCAGATCAGGCGACGACACCACCACGACGCGGCGGACGCCAAGTTTGAGGGAGAAAATCGGGCTGCCGCAGATTTGGGAGAGGTGgtggaggtggcggtggagcgGCTGCTTAATAAGGTGGAGGTGGCCGATGATGGGAAGCGACACGGCGGGGCTGGGCGGCAGTCGGTAGCTACGTGGAGCTAAGGATCTGTACACAAGATAAACAAATAAGAAAAGGAGAGCGGTGGAGATGATGATAACGACTTCCATGCTCTTTTGTGAGCAAATATTTTAGTTTGCAGTGTAGAAATTATTCAAATTATAGAAATGACGTTGTTTATTTATGCAACTTCTTGTTTTATATCATTATACATAATTGTTTCTAAAAAAAAGGGTTGACTTCGAAGGGGATTCATTTTACATGAGTCATAAGCCTATTGACTCATGCGGAGGGTAAATCGAGGGATATGCACGAGCAGCAGGGACCTAAAAAAGAAAGCATATGACCCAATCCCTAGAACATACCCCACAATATTTttggaatatgctccacacagAAATGTTGTTTCTTTATGCAACTTCTTGTTTTATATCATTATACATAATTGTTGCGCAAGGGAAGTCCATGTGATCTCTTTAGGTACCCGGCCCGgtcaattaatattattattttatcttataaTGTttcaatctatatatatataaatatattaaaagaaAGGCACATGTGACGTGTTAGTGCAGGGAAacaaacttttatatatatatatatatatatatatatatatatatatattgaatcaACAAAATGATTGTTTCGATTTAAAGTAACGCTCAAGAGTCGAGACACAACTGGGACAAAATAATTCCATGAAATTAATGAGTTATAAGATGGAATCCGAGCGGACAAAACAAATAATTGATTCTGGTACGTAATATATATATCGAATTTAGTGAATACTTAAACCGTTTGGTTTTATAAATGGGATGTATAAGAGATGAATATAAGTATGATAAAAAACATGATAAAGTATGGATAAATAATTCATAGATATGaatgatatattgttttttatgtttttaattttttaggattattgtgtttattattatagaatctcttaattgttttttttcaaatttctaCTCATCCCCCACTAATAACATGGGTTGGAAGAGATTTTTCATCAAGCCCACATATAATGTCATAACGGGTCATGAGATGAAATTgagttaacaaaaaaataaaaaaaaaatgagatgagtaaaaatttatggatcAATATCCCACATTTATCCAATGTACCAAACGATATCGAAAATTATAAATCATCCTTGTATATCCAAATCCGCAAGATTTACTACTCCGGCCAACTTGAACATATAAAGATGCGTGTTTAGAGAATTCGCCATTTATGTTTGAAAATCATAATACATTAGGAAACCATACCAAagaaatataaaatatgatgCATTTATAAAACAATGAATAAAAATTTTAGTCACTACACAATTAAaactatttaaaaataaaaatatcacatcTGTTTTCTAATTTTATATCAATAATATTTATGAACAAAAGAAAAGATATCACAAattaaagtatatttatttttaattgttggaTCAGTGTCTATAAATTGAAGACTGGGCCTCATGCAAGGGAACCAAAGCTGCTACATGGTAGAAAGGTGCTGGGCAGGCCTTTTACTCTTCTCATTTGACCAAGGGTTGAATTAAAACATCAGTCCAATTCTTTTTTGATAAGCGGTAAGCCCATTAGTGAGAAAGCCGTTGGGGCCATTTAACAGCTTCTGTTAAAAGCTTGCAAGCAGAGTTAGTTGAGAGAGCCGTTGGGGCCATAATTATGTATTTTTCATATTAaacatattataataaaataaaattatttaaatcttaaaatattataaaccaaaaataaataataagttTTTCACTATATATCTATACTtactattatataaaaacaGAGGGCCTTTGAATAACTGTTTTTGGTGTGTCATGACACACTAAAGATATCTTCCAATTTTACCCTTTTATCCACATATTTCTCCActttttctcttttatttttttgaatatagtagtatattaaatttatattatctttCCAATAACTAATTTTCAActactaaataatatattatttcataaataaaaaatcatatattatattacacGCAACTGCGTGTGCTTCTGTCGCTAGTGTTATAAAGCGAGAGAGCCGGGTTGGGAGGGTTTCACTAAATCCCACAACTTGCGCTGGATCCATTTTGTAGGCCCACCTGGCGGAGACAAACCcgccacttttttttttttttttttttgaggggggggggggggggggtgtttaTTATTACTCAACAGATCATTTCAACCTACCTATACGGGCATTACCCCTATGATAGATCTAATGGTCATAATTTATCAATACATGCGGGGTCCACTAAAAAAATCATGGATCccacatttattgataaatatcaACCGTTAGATGCATGTGAAGACAGTGCCTGTATAGGTAGGATCTCACTTACCCAACTCAACCCATTGCCATAATTAGGAATAGAGATGTAAACGAGTCGAGCCGAGCTTTTGAATGTTCAAGCTCGGTTCATTTATAACCGAGCCAAGCCCgagcttatttaacgaatatattcatggctcacgagcttattcgagcttttatcgagcctaaacgagcttaatatatttaaactataaatttaaatattcattaaattaattaaaaactaaattatatatttgaaaaaactataataatattattaaaatttgtaattttattctaataaattaaattttatagatttttcaatatttttcataagtaaagtgcaaatttataaattaaatatcaatactattattttttcgtcAAAGAGATGTCTTACGAGCTTGTTAACGAGCCTGTTCACAAGCTAACGAGCTTGGTAACGAGCATGTTCACGAGTTAACGagccgaatattgtaaagctcgAGCTTGGTTCATTTGCCTTAACGAGCCTCATTAAACGAGCTCGAACGAGCTTTTAACGAGCCGAGACCCGAACAGCTCGCGAACTGTTTggctcatttacatccctaatTAGGAATATTGAACAATCAAAATTTTGTTTAAGTACGTATTTTTTCTGTATCATTCATTAATTTTGTGTGTATTTTTACATAAATTAGGAAAGTATTTAGAAatctaaattttataaaaaaaaatttctattttgtatttatttaataaagatTTAAATAGGAGAAAAAAATGTATTAGTAGttaatgatattaatttaaaatagatATCCCATCGAAAGAATTTTAGAGGTGGCAAAAATCCCCGAAATCCCGACCTTCCCGAATCCCATCTCATTTCCGTCTCGAAAAAATCCTAACCCGACATTTCTCGACCTGAATTTTCACGATTTTTTCTGTCCCAATTAATATCGGGAGAGGAATCGGAAATAAAACCTTATCCCGACCCAttttgaaataatattataatatattttattattaattttattaatagattGAGCTAAATATTATTGTGTTTCCACTCATATAACAATTAACTGTGGACTTAATTCACATAATTGTTATTGTTGAAACTATCGTATAGTATAATCacgaaattatattttatttttgtttattttttgaaaaattataataataatttaattcattcatatttattattatctaattagaacaaatatgttGAATAAGATATGCaatttgacaatctatttaataaaatttatcaaataatttgtattcgattattttttttgtgcGAATTGGTAAGCTCCAGAATAATGTAGTGACATGTAAATCACGCTAACCAGGTAACTGACCGTATTGGACAAGGTCTATGCAACATACTTGCTTAAGATAGCGTTAATAAAGAGAAACGAATTCAGATATGTGTTGTTTGAgttcatattattaattacaTCAATAATACACATTATAGCTTTTGACGAAAAGTATGATACTCTTGTAAGGTAATGTTTGGGATTGATTTCAAGAATAAGAAAcaatctcaaacactacctaagaaGTCCTACAAGAATCAAATACTATTAATTTCTCTAAGCTAGTGTTATTGCTTGTTGAATAACCTCGTACATGGCCTCTCTAGACCTGCACATCACCTCTAATGGCACCAGCTTAGGCATCGTCAACCCGATGCCTTCGTCCATCTCAACCTCTTCCACCGTTGTTCTCTCCCAGTCGAAGCATTGGATGAGAGATCCCAAAGCCAATCCCACGATTCGTTGGCCCAAACCTGATCCCGGGCAAGCTCTCCTTCCCATTCCAAAAGGCATCAACTTGTGAGTTTCCACCTGACTTTTACCTTCAAATCTATCGGGATCGAACACGTTTGGCTCATCCCACACATTAGAGTCTCTGTGTATCGCCCACGCGTTGACGAATAACATCGTACCTCGTGGGATGTCATATCCTCCGACCACACAATCCTTGGATGGCTGGTGTGGTAATAGTAATGGTGCAACAGGGAATAGTCGAAAGGTCTCGGAGATGATGTTCCGAAGATAAGGTAGGTTGGATAAATCTTCTTCGTTGATCAAGCGATGAAGTCCGACATGAGAATCCAATTCTTTTCTGGCCTTCTCCAACACATGAGGATGGTTCACAAGAAGGGCCATTGCCCATTCTATGGTTGCAGCTGATGTGTCTGTTCCAGCAAGGAGCATACTCTGCATATATGTTTATGTTTGAAGAAGATTCTTAAACAATATATGTTAGAAAATAGAATATATCATGATGTTTAACTTTATAATTTGTAAAGggcataatttttataaaaataacttttaataTGTATTGATCTCTAAGTGATCTAGACTGGTCTCTCTTCTTTTACGTTCGTTGGGACATCTGATCTTGCAGTGGGTGGAAAAAAAAAGTTGAGTTAATTTTGCTACCCTGAATACATGATTATTCTTGCAGATCCTACGATCACATTTCACTCATAGTGTTTGAACAAATTAAAGCCATTGGATAATCTAGTATTAATTGAACAAATAATTTCTCCTGATCGTACGTATTATGGCTCCCTTTCATAAAAGCTCATTAATTGACAAGGACAGAGAAACCCTGCTAGTACAAAAGCTAACGTGACAAAATATTGGTTAGGTATATGTTAATAATGCATGCAGTATTGGGTAAGATCAATGCTGGCTTCAGGGGTACTAATATTAGAGTTACAAATCATGCTTGGGAATGCTTATAACAGaccaagttttaaaaatttaatagagGGGGGCCAACTCGAAAACAGTCATATAAAaagtataaaattaaaaaagacaACCGGAAGGTTTCCAAGTAAATTGAAATATTAAACACGATTTCAGATTAGAAATTGTTTTCATATTTTGCAGAATTGAGCatccattttattttttctctgGCTACcccatatatataacatttgcattaatttatttattacgaCACGCACTCTTTTATTTATCCAGAATTGAATAGaatagaaagaagaagaaagaaagttTACCATAATAAGGCCTTTAATAGTTTGATCAGAGTAGAAGTCTGGGTCTGGGTGGGACAGCAAATGACCAATCATAGTATTTCTCTTTTCCCGGCGATGCTCGTCCACCAAAATTTGGAAGAAACCATCTAGTTGTTTGCTTAAAGGAATTATCTTCTTCTTGAAACCACCATAATCAATCCACTGTAAAAATGGCAAGAAATCTTGTGGATTCGATGCCTGCGCAATCTCAAACACCTGGTTAATAATCTCCAAGAATCTCCCTTTCTCCCCCTCTTTTTCTTGAGTGAAGTACCTTTTCCCCGCAATCATTCTGATCATCACGTTGAAGGTGAGTTCAGAAATCCGTGGCCTGAGGGTTACTCGAGAGAATCCATGGCGTGAAGCTCTCTCGAGGCCGGACAGTAGTTGCCTGATTTCATCTGCTCGAATCTGTTGAAACTCGTTGATGCGTGCGGCGGAGAGCAGCTCCTGGGCCCCAACACGGCGGAGGCTCCGCCAGTGGTCGCCGTAGGGAGCTCCGATGAGGGTGGTCTGGTTATATCCCACGTACCTGTCTACGAGGGCGGGAGGGCGGTTGGCGAAGATAATATCGTTTCTGGTGAAGCACTCTTCCACGAGCTCAGACGAAGATACCACGACGGCGCGGCGAACGCCGAGTTTGAGGGAGAAGATGGGGCCACCGCTGATTCGGGAGAGGTggcggaggtggcggtggagtgGTTGCTTCAGTAGGTGGAGGTGGCCGATGATGGGAAGGGACACGGCGGGGCTGGGTGGGAGGCGGTAGCTTGGTGGAGCTAAGGATTTGTACACAAGATAAACAAACAAGAAAAGGAGGAGAGCGGTGGAGATGAAAAGATCCATTACAAATGACAGATTGAATTTTTCCAAGCAAATTATCTTTAATTGATATGTGGTGTGTAGTATATATAGAAATTACTCCATTTAATTTACTGTGTGTGGGAACTTCCAATTTTTTTACcatgcacatatatatatatatagatttagtTTCAAAAAGCTGAGATTTTTATTGGGAATTTCTATAAGAGCATCTCCAATGCAACATCATTTTGGTGTATTACGCCAAAATGGTGTTGCATTCTTTGCTCCAATCCAGCGCTATTTTTAGTGCCAGGTTGGAGCAAAGCTACAATGTTGCATCAAATATGATGCAACAGTGTAGCTTTACGCtatcttttcctttttttttttggtttttttgtcttgtttttttttgtttctaatttattatttaattatttaaataaataaaaataaaattcataaattaaataatgagtttaaatatttaaataaataaaataaaattttaaaaatgcttaaaatttttctaaaaatatatgtaattaaaatttttaattcattaatatttctacatagaaaatattattttagatataattgatattttaattattgtgtttaaaaatattttgtggaataaattagttgttgagaataaaataatagagaatatttcgaaaatattttttttagtgtaaAATTTATAGTTGATGGGTTGGAGATGAGTTTTGAATTTGATGTAGGAATTACACTATTTTGAAGTTAGTGTGACACTAAGATAGCGTAATGGGTTGGAGATGGCCTAAGcaactgatgaatattcaaaGAGAGGAGTCATGGAATGAAGAAACTCCATGATGATTTTAATTAGCCAGAAGAAGAAAAACAATGGTGGCTGTGTTCAATGGCGAAACCAGGAATTGAAGTCTATCCgggctatttttttttttttaaaacaatatatataaaaaaaattctcgaGAAAAACATTTAGTAATTATTCGTACGAAAAAAATTTCTAACACCTTACATTATAGATTTTTTGGGCTTCTATAATCAATCCATTAGTGAATATATTAGTGGGCTAATGCATGTCCATGAATGAGTATATTAGTTGGCTAATAcatgattttatttgaattttttagttATTAGTTTTGAGCTATCCGAGCTAATCCCAAAATGATCtaaaaaataaacacaaaaatatatatataattttttaaaaaatttgggcCACCcgggctactatgagtagctccGCCCTTGGCTGtgtttgattaaaaaaattatctacTAATGTAtattagtaatatttttaaacaatatagttataaatctaaaaaaatataagatataaaataatatataccgATATCGTAACAAAATCTCGGTATATCGTAAAATTTCAGCACAATCGGTATAGTAGTTATATACCGAAAACCGGAATGCTGAAAGTTTCGATACGAtattgacataaaaaaaatttacaccgTAATTTTCGATATTATAGACGATATACAATTTTCGATACTGTAGTCGATATATttgtaaggacccgattttaatatgttaattaatttgtgtgttaaaaatatgtatgaaTAAATATCGATTTgtagacgatattaaaatgcatattttatttatagagcAAACAAGAGTTGAAATAATTCGAACCGAGTCAAAATttaaccccgaatgaataaaataagacacacaTTAAACCAATGCATATCTAATAAAATGGATTACATACAAGATAAATATATCTCTTTTTCTCGGTTTTCTCTCTCCTCCAGATTCCTTCTCTGCGTCGTCTTCTTCGTTCTTTTATTTCAACAATTTTCCCGTCGCTTTAAATGCTCGTATTTTCTTCGTTTTTGGCcggatttcaaaagtaaatatagttcTGGAATCCCCGCGACGTAAGCTTTCTTTTGATACCAATATTGTACGGTTTTCTCGCGCCGCTCGAAGCTCGAATTCCGACAACCGCCGCCGTTTGCCGCCTGCTTCGCCGCCGATCGCCGCTTGCTGCAGGAGGA comes from Henckelia pumila isolate YLH828 chromosome 4, ASM3356847v2, whole genome shotgun sequence and encodes:
- the LOC140862444 gene encoding cytochrome P450 81Q32-like; the protein is MDLFISTALLLFLFVYLVYKSLAPPSYRLPPSPAVSLPIIGHLHLLKQPLHRHLRHLSRISGGPIFSLKLGVRRAVVVSSSELVEECFTRNDIIFANRPPALVDRYVGYNQTTLIGAPYGDHWRSLRRVGAQELLSAARINEFQQIRADEIRQLLSGLERASRHGFSRVTLRPRISELTFNVMIRMIAGKRYFTQEKEGEKGRFLEIINQVFEIAQASNPQDFLPFLQWIDYGGFKKKIIPLSKQLDGFFQILVDEHRREKRNTMIGHLLSHPDPDFYSDQTIKGLIMSMLLAGTDTSAATIEWAMALLVNHPHVLEKARKELDSHVGLHRLINEEDLSNLPYLRNIISETFRLFPVAPLLLPHQPSKDCVVGGYDIPRGTMLFVNAWAIHRDSNVWDEPNVFDPDRFEGKSQVETHKLMPFGMGRRACPGSGLGQRIVGLALGSLIQCFDWERTTVEEVEMDEGIGLTMPKLVPLEVMCRSREAMYEVIQQAITLA
- the LOC140860779 gene encoding cytochrome P450 81Q32-like, whose amino-acid sequence is MEVVIIISTALLFLFVYLVYRSLAPRSYRLPPSPAVSLPIIGHLHLIKQPLHRHLHHLSQICGSPIFSLKLGVRRVVVVSSPDLVEECLAKNDIIFASRPQVLMDKYVGYNHKTVSGASYGDHWRNLRRIVAQDLLSVARLNGFLHIRVDEIRHLLSGLEKASRHGFSKVELRPRLSEFTFNVIVRMMAGKRYFTQEKEGEGEQGRFLETINQVFEIAQASDPQDFLPFLQWIDYGGFKKKIVAFSKKLDGLLQNLVDQHRVEKRNTIIGHLLSLQESQPELYTDETIKGIILTLIFAGTDTSSVTLEWAMSLLVNHPQVLEKARKELDSRVGLDRLINEEDLSNLPYLRSIISETFRLFPALPLLIPHQSSQDCVVGGFDIPRGTMLFVNAWAVHRDPKVWDEPTVFNPDRFEGKDQVETHKLLPFGMGRRACPGLVLGQRTVGLALGSLIQCFEWERTTAEEVDLDEGLGLTMPKSKPLEVMCKPREVMYEVIQATILQG